In the genome of Nocardiopsis composta, one region contains:
- a CDS encoding ABC transporter ATP-binding protein, producing MSMEMAAWSSMYNAMHAQEDRRPFSRAVLRRIAGFARPHKARLFWFLASSTVLAVLTVATPVLAGQAVNAIIAGDDLGLVVGLAALIAGIALAEAGFGLVTRWFSASIGEGLILDLRTAVYDHVQRMPVAFFTRTRTGALVSRLNNDVIGAQRAFSDVLSGVVSNTVTLLLTLVVMVGISWQITLLALVLLPVFVLPARRMGSRLARLEREATEHDAAMGTRMTERFSAPGATLVKLFGRPREESAEFAFRARRVRDIGVRTAMVQEVFITALTLVSALALALVYGLGGYFVFTGGLDSGSVVALALLLSRLYAPLTSLASARVEVMSAMVSFSRVFEVLDLEPLVKEAPDARPVPEGPVSVEFDRVGFGYPSADRFSLASLEEVVTLDDRDGGQVLHGIDFTAAPGETVALVGSSGAGKSTIAQLVPRLYDVDSGAVRISGVDVRELSAASLRSAVGMVTQDGHLFHETIRANLLLARPEATDEQLWDVLRRARLDGLVAALPDGLDTMVGERGYRFSGGERQRLTIARLLLASPGLVILDEATSSLDATSEAAVQEALAEALRGRTAIVIAHRLSTVRSADRILVIEEGRIVEQGSHEELLAAHGRYEELYRTQFADSAAEDGAGAHAAGPCSTAPAAAG from the coding sequence ATGAGCATGGAGATGGCCGCGTGGTCGTCGATGTACAACGCGATGCACGCACAGGAGGACAGACGCCCGTTCTCCCGCGCCGTGCTGCGGCGCATCGCCGGGTTCGCCCGGCCGCACAAGGCGCGGCTCTTCTGGTTCCTGGCCTCCAGCACGGTGCTGGCCGTCCTCACCGTGGCCACCCCGGTGCTGGCCGGCCAGGCGGTCAACGCGATCATCGCCGGCGACGACCTGGGGCTGGTGGTCGGACTGGCCGCGCTGATCGCCGGGATCGCGCTGGCCGAGGCCGGCTTCGGGCTGGTCACCCGGTGGTTCTCCGCCTCCATCGGCGAGGGGCTCATCCTCGACCTGCGCACCGCCGTCTACGACCACGTGCAGCGGATGCCGGTCGCCTTCTTCACCCGCACCCGCACCGGCGCCCTCGTCAGCAGGTTGAACAACGACGTCATCGGCGCCCAGCGCGCGTTCAGCGACGTGCTGTCCGGGGTGGTCAGCAACACCGTGACGCTGCTGCTCACCCTGGTGGTCATGGTCGGGATCTCCTGGCAGATCACCCTGCTGGCGCTGGTGCTGCTGCCGGTGTTCGTGCTGCCGGCCCGGCGGATGGGCAGCCGGCTGGCCCGGCTGGAGCGCGAGGCCACCGAGCACGACGCCGCGATGGGCACCCGGATGACCGAGCGGTTCTCCGCCCCCGGCGCCACCCTGGTCAAGCTGTTCGGCCGGCCGCGCGAGGAGTCCGCCGAGTTCGCCTTCCGCGCCCGGCGGGTGCGCGACATCGGGGTGCGCACCGCCATGGTGCAGGAGGTGTTCATCACCGCGCTCACCCTGGTCTCCGCGCTGGCGCTGGCCCTGGTCTACGGGCTGGGCGGGTACTTCGTGTTCACCGGCGGGCTGGACTCCGGCTCGGTGGTCGCCCTGGCCCTGCTGCTCAGCCGGCTGTACGCGCCGCTCACCTCGCTGGCCAGCGCCCGCGTCGAGGTGATGAGCGCGATGGTCAGCTTCAGCCGGGTCTTCGAGGTGCTCGACCTGGAGCCGCTGGTCAAGGAGGCCCCGGACGCCCGCCCGGTGCCCGAGGGCCCGGTGTCGGTGGAGTTCGACCGGGTCGGGTTCGGCTACCCCTCCGCCGACCGGTTCTCGCTGGCCTCCCTGGAGGAGGTGGTCACCCTGGACGACCGCGACGGCGGGCAGGTGCTGCACGGCATCGACTTCACCGCCGCCCCGGGGGAGACGGTGGCGCTGGTCGGCTCCTCCGGCGCCGGCAAGTCCACCATCGCGCAGCTGGTCCCCCGGCTCTACGACGTGGACTCCGGCGCGGTGCGGATCTCCGGGGTGGACGTGCGCGAGCTGAGTGCGGCCTCGCTGCGCTCCGCCGTCGGCATGGTCACCCAGGACGGCCACCTCTTCCACGAGACCATCCGGGCCAACCTGCTGCTCGCCCGCCCCGAGGCCACCGACGAGCAGCTGTGGGACGTGCTGCGCCGGGCCCGGCTGGACGGGCTGGTCGCCGCGCTGCCCGACGGCCTGGACACCATGGTCGGCGAGCGCGGCTACCGGTTCTCCGGCGGCGAGCGGCAGCGGCTGACCATCGCCCGGCTGCTGCTGGCCTCCCCCGGCCTGGTGATCCTGGACGAGGCCACCTCCAGCCTGGACGCCACCTCCGAGGCCGCGGTGCAGGAGGCGCTGGCCGAGGCGCTGCGCGGGCGCACCGCCATCGTCATCGCGCACCGGCTCTCCACCGTCCGCTCCGCCGACCGGATCCTGGTGATCGAGGAGGGGCGCATCGTCGAACAGGGCAGCCACGAGGAACTGCTGGCCGCGCACGGCCGCTACGAGGAGCTGTACCGGACCCAGTTCGCCGACTCCGCCGCGGAGGACGGTGCGGGCGCGCACGCGGCCGGCCCGTGCAGCACCGCCCCGGCCGCGGCCGGCTGA
- a CDS encoding flavin reductase family protein yields the protein MTRTELTPEDLPGRAFYRLLTSVVVPRPIAWVSTVSAAGSDNLAPHSFFTVACADPAIVQFTSTGRKDTLRNVEETREFTVNFAPERLQAEINATSAPFPPGVSEFDAVGLEREPGTAVKAPRVAASPVALECRLHSTVLLGDSTVVFGRVVHVAVDEAVLVDGHPEISLLRPVARLGRNEWGALGEVTAVDRPRGAEPPRG from the coding sequence GTGACACGCACTGAACTGACCCCCGAAGACCTGCCCGGGCGCGCCTTCTACCGGCTGCTCACCTCGGTCGTGGTGCCCCGCCCCATCGCGTGGGTGTCCACGGTCTCGGCGGCCGGCTCCGACAACCTCGCCCCGCACTCGTTCTTCACCGTGGCCTGCGCCGACCCGGCGATCGTGCAGTTCACCTCCACCGGCCGCAAGGACACGCTGCGCAACGTGGAGGAGACCCGGGAGTTCACCGTCAACTTCGCGCCGGAGCGCCTGCAGGCCGAGATCAACGCGACCTCGGCCCCGTTCCCGCCGGGCGTCAGCGAGTTCGACGCGGTCGGCCTGGAGCGGGAGCCCGGCACGGCGGTGAAGGCCCCCCGGGTGGCCGCCAGCCCGGTCGCCCTGGAGTGCCGGCTGCACTCCACCGTTCTGCTCGGCGACTCCACCGTGGTGTTCGGCCGGGTGGTGCACGTCGCGGTGGACGAGGCGGTGCTGGTCGACGGCCACCCGGAGATCTCCCTGCTGCGCCCGGTCGCCCGGCTGGGCCGCAACGAGTGGGGCGCGCTCGGCGAGGTCACCGCGGTGGACCGGCCGCGCGGCGCCGAACCGCCGCGCGGCTGA
- a CDS encoding response regulator gives MTIRVVLADDQEMVRTGFRYMLEAEGDIEVVGEAGDGLEALRLARELRPDVALLDIRMPGIDGLEATRRLAGPGVADPVKVVVVTTFDLDEYVYSALEGGAVGFLLKDAGPALLIEAVRAAVRGDALVSPKITVRLLSRFTRQGTARRGAPEDRGLTEREKETVRAVAEGLTNIEVAERLFVSLSTVKTHLASVQAKLGARNRVEIAAWAYRSGLMDEQP, from the coding sequence GTGACGATCCGGGTGGTGCTGGCCGACGACCAGGAGATGGTGCGGACCGGGTTCCGGTACATGCTGGAGGCCGAGGGCGACATCGAGGTGGTCGGCGAGGCGGGCGACGGCCTGGAGGCGCTGCGCCTGGCCCGCGAGCTCCGCCCCGACGTCGCCCTGCTGGACATCCGGATGCCCGGCATCGACGGCCTGGAGGCCACCCGCCGGCTGGCCGGCCCCGGGGTCGCCGATCCGGTCAAGGTGGTCGTGGTGACCACCTTCGACCTGGACGAGTACGTCTACTCCGCGCTGGAGGGCGGCGCCGTCGGCTTTCTGCTCAAGGACGCCGGGCCGGCTCTGCTCATCGAGGCGGTGCGCGCCGCCGTGCGCGGCGACGCCCTGGTCTCGCCGAAGATCACGGTACGGCTGCTCAGCCGGTTCACCCGGCAGGGGACCGCGCGGCGCGGAGCACCGGAGGACCGCGGCCTCACCGAACGGGAGAAGGAGACGGTGCGGGCGGTCGCCGAAGGGCTGACCAACATCGAGGTGGCCGAGCGGCTGTTCGTCTCGCTCAGCACGGTCAAGACCCACCTGGCCAGCGTCCAGGCCAAGCTCGGCGCCCGCAACCGGGTGGAGATCGCCGCCTGGGCCTACCGCAGCGGCCTGATGGACGAGCAGCCCTGA
- a CDS encoding aldehyde dehydrogenase family protein has protein sequence MTQTTPDDLRSVIAGERLDRADKPLISTNPARTGEVLAEVSLAGRAEFTAACRAAKEAQRAWAAVPAPIRGQVIGNIGDLVAANKEALARAVTRDIGKTLGEARGEVQEIIDTCEFFRGEGRRLYGQTVPSEMPDKQLFAFRNPLGAAAIITAGNFPVAVPSWYIVPALLTGNTVVWKPAEYAASCSWAFYELFSRAGLPKGVLNLVYADGEETFAGLEQALGEGLVDKVGFTGSSAVGTRIGELCGRHLQTPCLELGGKNPMVVTEDADLDLAVEGALFSGFGTAGQRCTSLGTAIVHESVHQAFLERFAAATAAAPVGDPTRDVLYGPMISERFADRYEGYLDWISGHHRVLGSTATGRITADAPREGFVGDPADGLFYHPVILAGVRPEDRVFTEETFGPIVGVASYRHLEEAIELADLPGYGLSCSIYTTDPKKAFAFRSGIGAGMVSVNNSTSGAEAHLPFGGNGRSGNGGRLSGLWVLDQFTRWQSMNWDYSGRLQKAQMDVVEIDADLGFRLD, from the coding sequence GTGACCCAAACCACGCCTGACGACCTCCGTTCCGTGATCGCCGGCGAGCGGCTCGACCGCGCCGACAAACCTCTGATCAGCACCAACCCCGCCCGGACCGGTGAGGTGCTGGCCGAGGTGAGCCTGGCCGGCCGGGCCGAGTTCACCGCCGCCTGCAGGGCCGCCAAGGAGGCCCAGCGCGCCTGGGCCGCGGTGCCCGCGCCGATCCGCGGCCAGGTGATCGGCAACATCGGCGACCTGGTCGCCGCGAACAAGGAGGCCCTGGCGCGCGCCGTCACCCGCGACATCGGCAAGACCCTCGGCGAGGCCCGCGGCGAGGTGCAGGAGATCATCGACACCTGCGAGTTCTTCCGCGGCGAGGGGCGCCGGCTCTACGGGCAGACCGTGCCCTCGGAGATGCCCGACAAGCAGCTGTTCGCCTTCCGCAACCCGCTGGGCGCCGCCGCGATCATCACCGCCGGCAACTTCCCGGTGGCGGTGCCCAGCTGGTACATCGTGCCCGCGCTGCTGACCGGCAACACCGTGGTGTGGAAGCCGGCCGAGTACGCAGCCTCCTGCTCGTGGGCGTTCTACGAGCTGTTCTCCCGCGCCGGGCTGCCCAAGGGCGTGCTCAACCTGGTCTACGCCGACGGCGAGGAGACCTTCGCCGGGCTGGAGCAGGCGCTCGGCGAGGGCCTGGTGGACAAGGTCGGCTTCACCGGGTCCAGCGCGGTGGGCACCCGGATCGGCGAGCTGTGCGGACGCCACCTGCAGACGCCCTGCCTGGAGCTGGGCGGCAAGAACCCGATGGTGGTCACCGAGGACGCCGACCTCGACCTGGCGGTGGAGGGCGCGCTGTTCTCCGGGTTCGGCACCGCCGGGCAGCGCTGCACCTCGCTGGGGACCGCCATCGTGCACGAGTCGGTGCACCAGGCGTTCCTGGAGCGGTTCGCCGCCGCCACCGCCGCCGCCCCGGTCGGCGACCCGACCCGGGACGTGCTCTACGGGCCGATGATCAGCGAGCGGTTCGCCGACCGCTACGAGGGCTACCTGGACTGGATCTCCGGCCACCACCGGGTGCTCGGCTCCACCGCGACCGGCCGGATCACCGCGGACGCGCCCCGCGAGGGCTTCGTCGGCGACCCCGCCGACGGCCTCTTCTACCACCCGGTCATCCTCGCCGGGGTGCGCCCCGAGGACCGGGTGTTCACCGAGGAGACCTTCGGCCCGATCGTCGGGGTGGCCTCCTACCGGCACCTGGAGGAGGCGATCGAACTCGCCGACCTGCCCGGATACGGGCTGTCCTGCTCGATCTACACCACCGACCCGAAGAAGGCCTTCGCCTTCCGCTCCGGGATCGGCGCCGGCATGGTCAGCGTGAACAACTCGACCTCCGGCGCCGAGGCGCACCTGCCGTTCGGCGGCAACGGCCGCTCCGGCAACGGCGGCCGGCTCTCCGGCCTGTGGGTGCTCGACCAGTTCACCCGCTGGCAGTCGATGAACTGGGACTACTCCGGCCGGCTGCAGAAGGCGCAGATGGACGTCGTGGAGATCGACGCCGACCTGGGCTTCCGGCTGGACTGA
- a CDS encoding pyroglutamyl peptidase has product MDSTAATPEEERAGLEVPRTLLRRSGFAAAVPLFSADLAGAGDAAEATRVVTSHGHRLWTEAVSRRDRVGDDRPLYWARLTLSSLLRSWRPSFPLSDEERAALLARLEHASRGHDDLVFAPDDRQLRVIVTGFDPFDLDEDVRRSNPSGVAALALHGETFEAHGRTAVVRAALFPVRWRDFTDGMLERCLLPHYTGTAAPADAVITLSRGRSDRFELEAYSAAWRGGAPDNERTRAPGPVPPPDLPELPSPPPQWGSSTLPRRAVCEQAVGRFAVHDDTRVTEVPAGSAEPVVREDGPTPGSRARAGGGGDHLANELAYRSTLLREATGRDIPAGHVRTPALEPGGGDPAALTDPGFERDRADITEQLRAIVTAAVRTAPLR; this is encoded by the coding sequence ATGGATTCCACCGCCGCCACGCCCGAGGAGGAACGAGCCGGACTGGAGGTCCCGCGCACGCTGCTCCGCCGCTCCGGGTTCGCCGCGGCCGTACCGCTGTTCTCCGCCGACCTGGCCGGCGCCGGCGACGCCGCCGAGGCGACCCGGGTGGTCACCTCGCACGGCCACCGGCTGTGGACGGAGGCGGTCTCCCGGCGGGACCGGGTCGGCGACGACCGCCCGCTGTACTGGGCCCGGCTCACCCTCAGTTCGCTGCTGCGCTCCTGGCGGCCGTCCTTCCCGCTCTCCGACGAGGAGCGCGCCGCGCTGCTGGCCCGCCTGGAGCACGCCTCGCGCGGCCACGACGACCTGGTGTTCGCCCCCGACGACCGGCAGCTGCGCGTCATCGTCACCGGGTTCGACCCCTTCGACCTCGACGAGGACGTGCGCCGGTCCAACCCCTCGGGGGTGGCCGCGCTCGCGCTGCACGGCGAGACCTTCGAGGCGCACGGCAGGACCGCGGTGGTGCGCGCCGCGCTGTTCCCGGTGCGCTGGCGCGACTTCACCGACGGCATGCTGGAGCGCTGCCTGCTGCCGCACTACACCGGCACCGCGGCGCCGGCCGACGCGGTGATCACCCTGAGCCGGGGCCGGTCGGACCGGTTCGAGCTGGAGGCCTACAGCGCCGCCTGGCGCGGCGGCGCCCCGGACAACGAGCGCACCCGGGCCCCCGGCCCCGTCCCCCCGCCGGACCTGCCGGAGCTGCCCTCGCCCCCGCCGCAGTGGGGCTCTTCGACCCTGCCCCGGCGGGCCGTGTGCGAGCAGGCCGTCGGGCGGTTCGCGGTGCACGACGACACCCGGGTCACCGAGGTCCCCGCGGGCTCCGCCGAACCGGTGGTGCGCGAGGACGGCCCCACCCCCGGTTCGCGGGCGCGCGCCGGCGGGGGCGGCGACCACCTGGCCAACGAGCTCGCCTACCGCAGCACCCTGCTGCGCGAGGCCACCGGCCGGGACATCCCCGCCGGGCACGTGCGCACCCCGGCCCTGGAGCCGGGCGGCGGCGACCCGGCCGCGCTCACCGACCCCGGCTTCGAGCGGGACCGCGCCGACATCACCGAGCAGCTGCGCGCCATCGTGACCGCCGCGGTCCGCACCGCCCCGCTGCGCTGA
- a CDS encoding sensor histidine kinase — MRTGGNERVDEAGRSALGRLGVLPMAGALMLLGVAAVIDVQAWLTEPPLGPDYIGPEPSFRDALIPISGLLACTAGLFALPPRAPVRRVELIAPLAPAAVLATTLVLATGDLGAYGYSLGMGELLGIFLAVTAAASRGSRLSLAVMAAAVAAVFLTVPLRSLGWGFSESGWLLFVAMALFTPGLYIRWRDHERTWRVEEIRREERLALARDLHDVVAHQVSGIVVQVQALRYIADRDPERVAAALPDIERAGSSALAAMRRMVGALREEDEPAPLDPHDLPSSLYSLESPGDVGRPRVEVDADGGAAHLPSEASAAVLRMAQEGVTNARRHARGATRVLVRLRTGGGRAVLEVRDNGRGAGAVHAGEGGYGLIGMAERVRLLGGEFEAGPAPDGSGWLVRAELPAEPVEDGGAR, encoded by the coding sequence ATGCGGACCGGGGGGAACGAGCGGGTGGACGAGGCGGGGCGCTCGGCGCTCGGGCGGCTGGGGGTGCTGCCGATGGCCGGCGCCCTGATGCTGCTGGGCGTCGCGGCGGTGATCGACGTCCAGGCCTGGCTGACCGAGCCGCCCCTGGGCCCGGACTACATCGGGCCCGAGCCGTCCTTCCGGGACGCGCTGATCCCGATCTCCGGCCTGCTGGCCTGCACGGCCGGCCTGTTCGCGCTGCCGCCCAGGGCCCCGGTGCGGCGGGTCGAGCTGATCGCGCCGCTGGCCCCGGCCGCGGTGCTCGCCACCACCCTGGTGCTGGCCACCGGGGACCTCGGCGCCTACGGCTACTCGCTGGGCATGGGCGAGCTGCTCGGCATCTTCCTGGCGGTGACGGCGGCCGCCTCGCGCGGCTCGCGTCTCTCCCTCGCGGTCATGGCGGCGGCCGTCGCCGCGGTCTTCCTGACCGTGCCGCTGCGCTCGCTGGGCTGGGGCTTCAGCGAGTCCGGCTGGCTGCTCTTCGTCGCCATGGCGCTGTTCACGCCGGGGCTGTACATCCGCTGGCGCGACCACGAGCGGACCTGGCGGGTGGAGGAGATCCGCCGCGAGGAGCGCCTGGCCCTCGCCCGCGACCTGCACGACGTCGTCGCGCACCAGGTGTCCGGGATCGTGGTGCAGGTCCAGGCGCTGCGGTACATCGCCGACCGGGACCCGGAGCGGGTCGCCGCAGCGCTGCCCGACATCGAGCGGGCCGGCAGCAGCGCGCTGGCCGCGATGCGGCGCATGGTCGGTGCGCTCCGCGAGGAGGACGAACCCGCCCCGCTGGACCCGCACGACCTGCCCTCCTCGCTGTACTCCCTGGAGTCCCCGGGCGATGTGGGGAGGCCGCGGGTCGAGGTGGACGCCGACGGGGGCGCCGCGCACCTGCCCTCGGAGGCCTCTGCCGCCGTGCTGCGGATGGCCCAGGAGGGGGTGACCAACGCGCGCAGGCACGCCCGGGGCGCCACCCGGGTCCTGGTCCGGCTGCGCACCGGGGGCGGGCGCGCCGTCCTGGAGGTGCGGGACAACGGCCGGGGCGCCGGGGCGGTCCACGCCGGCGAAGGCGGATACGGTCTGATCGGCATGGCCGAGCGGGTCCGGCTCCTGGGCGGCGAGTTCGAGGCGGGGCCGGCGCCCGACGGCTCGGGATGGCTGGTGCGGGCGGAGCTGCCCGCCGAGCCGGTGGAGGACGGAGGCGCGCGGTGA